From the genome of Sediminibacter sp. Hel_I_10:
AATGGCTCTATAAAAATAGTATCACCGTCCTTGAACATTCTCATGTGCAATTGGCAGGTGGTGACACCTCGATCTGGGCCGTGGGCTTCTCCATTAATATATAATGAGCATGAGCCACAAATACCTTCACGACAATCATGGTCAAAAGCAACAGGCTCATCACCGTTGGTTATTAATTCACTATTTAATACGTCTAACATTTCAAGGAAAGACATATCTGGTGAGATATCGCTAATAGGATAATCTACCATTTTTCCTTTGTCTTTGGCGTTTTTTTGACGCCATATTTTCAACGTTAAGTTCATAGCTTTTTTTTATTTATAACTTCTAGTTTTAACCTCAATATTTTCATATTGGAGGTCTTCTTTGTGGAGAACGGCATCTTTTGGTTCTCCTTTATATTCCCATGCCGAAACAAACTGAAATTCTTCACGTCTCGTTGCTTCACCTTCAGGGGTTTGGTATTCTTCTCTAAAGTGCCCACCAGCAGATTCCTCACGATCTAAAGCATCTTTAGCAAACAATTCACCTAATTCCAAAAAGTCGGCAACACGTCCTGCTTTGGCAAGCTCTTCGTTAAATTCGTTTGCGGTACCTGGAACACGAACATCTTTCCAAAATTCGGCTCTTAAGTCTGAAATCTCGGTTATGGCGGATTTTAGATCTGTTGCGTTTCTAGACATTCCGCATTTGTTCCACATGATTTTTCCTAAACGTTTATGGAAATAATCAACAGGTTTACTACCGTTATTATTAATAAGGTGCTCAATGTTATCTGTTACTGTTTTCTCAGCTTCTGCAAACTCTTTCGAATCTGTAGAAATTGGGCCAGTACGAATATCATTGGCTAAATAATCGCCAATGGTATAAGGCAACACAAAATAACCATCGGCAAGACCTTGCATTAATGCAGAAGCCCCAAGTCTATTGGCGCCGTGGTCTGAGAAATTAGCCTCACCAATAGCGTATAATCCAGGAACTGTAGTCTGTAAGTTGTAATCTACCCAAAGGCCACCCATAGTGTAATGCACTGCTGGGTAAATCATCATTGGTGTTTCATAGGGATTTTCATCAACGATTTTTTCATACATCTGGAAGAGGTTACCATATTTGGTTTTCACGACTTCCTGACCTAGTTTCTTAACCAATTTGTCATCGTTTTCATCTAAGCCTTTAACGTGTGCTTGTTCTTTTCCGTAGCGCATGAACGCAGCTTCGAAATCGAGATATACCGCTTCTCCAGTGGCATTTACGCCATAACCAGCATCACAACGTTCTTTAGCAGCACGAGAGGCTACATCGCGAGGCACAAGGTTTCCAAAGGCTGGATAACGACGCTCTAAGTAGTAATCTCTATTTTCTGCGGAAATTTCCGTTGGTTTTAATTTGCCAGATCTAATGGCCTCAACATCTTCTTTTCGTTTTGGCACCCAAATTCGTCCATCATTTCTCAAAGACTCAGACATCAATGTCAATTTAGATTGGTGATCTCCTGAAACAGGAATGCAGGTTGGGTGAATTTGTGTATAACACGGATTTGCAAAATAAGCACCACGCTTATGAGCTTTCCAAGCAGCGGTCACGTTACTTCCCATCGCATTGGTAGAAAGGAAAAATACATTTCCGTAACCACCAGAACCAAGAACCACGGCATGTGCTGAGTGACGTTCAATTTTACCCGAAACAAGGTCTCTAGCAATAATACCTCTGGCTTTACCATCAACTTTAACAACATCCAGCATTTCGTGGCGATTATACATGGTGATTTTACCACGTCCAATTTGTCGGTTCATGGCAGAGTAAGCACCTAAAAGCAATTGTTGCCCTGTTTGCCCAGCAGCATAAAACGTTCTGGAAACTAAAACCCCACCAAAGGAGCGGTTGTCTAGCAAACCTCCGTATTCACGAGCAAAAGGAACACCTTGAGCCACACATTGGTCAATAATATTTGCTGAAACTTCAGCTAAACGGTATACGTTA
Proteins encoded in this window:
- a CDS encoding fumarate reductase/succinate dehydrogenase flavoprotein subunit, with translation MILDSKVPKGPLKDKWTNHKNAINLVNPANKRNIDVIVVGTGLAGGSAAATLAELGYNVKAFCFQDSPRRAHSIAAQGGINAAKNYQGDGDSTYRLFYDTVKGGDYRSRESNVYRLAEVSANIIDQCVAQGVPFAREYGGLLDNRSFGGVLVSRTFYAAGQTGQQLLLGAYSAMNRQIGRGKITMYNRHEMLDVVKVDGKARGIIARDLVSGKIERHSAHAVVLGSGGYGNVFFLSTNAMGSNVTAAWKAHKRGAYFANPCYTQIHPTCIPVSGDHQSKLTLMSESLRNDGRIWVPKRKEDVEAIRSGKLKPTEISAENRDYYLERRYPAFGNLVPRDVASRAAKERCDAGYGVNATGEAVYLDFEAAFMRYGKEQAHVKGLDENDDKLVKKLGQEVVKTKYGNLFQMYEKIVDENPYETPMMIYPAVHYTMGGLWVDYNLQTTVPGLYAIGEANFSDHGANRLGASALMQGLADGYFVLPYTIGDYLANDIRTGPISTDSKEFAEAEKTVTDNIEHLINNNGSKPVDYFHKRLGKIMWNKCGMSRNATDLKSAITEISDLRAEFWKDVRVPGTANEFNEELAKAGRVADFLELGELFAKDALDREESAGGHFREEYQTPEGEATRREEFQFVSAWEYKGEPKDAVLHKEDLQYENIEVKTRSYK